Proteins from one Ficedula albicollis isolate OC2 chromosome 21, FicAlb1.5, whole genome shotgun sequence genomic window:
- the TNFRSF25 gene encoding tumor necrosis factor receptor superfamily member 25 isoform X3, translated as MKCCCPGVAWVTLAALWLAASESQPPGWQDRAVPQRQRVLVQPLLRLRRHAVPSRCPAGTNWVETARRCCLPCPAGERCPVRVAWHSTPWHSRGIAPGGRAPCHPAVPAGTFLSEPCTIPESLGACSPCPSGTFRTQPNTFSECGACSECDLDASQSVLKNCSATSNIECGCEPGHFRVCNNLHSRTCSDFSCRKCQLCTGHLIQRPCSEMQDTVCDSSCKPDFYRDGDKCRPCHKSTQDICGKECQQVCGSNNDQGSGLEYILLGLTGPLFLGALAIYHKRKRLWHGALAGGPLPTAQATTSMAGAAATPWCQFNGRRWDNLCWTQRCSPQGTERATGTAKQSPNHQALLYEQPSDEGEPSAPPEPRGALLQGSQLYAVIDVVPVRRWKEFMRMLELREAEIELVELEVAHIRDQQYEMLKRWCQQTSATLDHVFAALERMELAGCAEALRQSLPVGP; from the exons AtgaagtgctgctgccctggggtggcTTGG GTGACCTTGGCAGCGCTGTGGCTGGCGGCCAGCGAATCGCAACCCCCAGGGTGGCAGGACCGCGCCGTGCCGCAAAGGCAGCGGGTCCTTGTGCAGCCACTCCTCCGCCTGCGGAGACATGCCGTCCCCTCCCGGTGCCCCGCCGGCACGAACTGGGTCGAGACTGCTCGCCGTTGCTGCCTTCCGTGTCCCGCAGGTGAGCGCTGCCCAGTCCGTgtggcatggcacagcacacCATGGCACAGCAGGGGCATTGCTCCAGGTGGCCGTGCTCCCTGTCACCccgctgtccctgcagggacattCCTGTCCGAGCCCTGCACAATCCCTGAGAGTCTCGGCGcgtgcagcccctgtcccagcgGCACCTTCCGCACCCAGCCCAACACCTTCAGCGAGTGCGGGGCTTGCTCCGAGTGTGACTTAGACG cttccCAGAGTGTGCTGAAAAACTGCTCGGCCACCAGCAACATTGAATGTGGCTGTGAGCCCGGCCACTTCCGTGTCTGCAATAACCTGCACTCACGCACCTGCAGCGATTTCTCTTGCCGAAAatgccagctctgcactggaCACCTCATCCAGCGACCCT GCTCGGAGATGCAGGACACAGTTTGCGACAGCAGCTGCAAGCCTGACTTCTACAGAGACGGTGATAAGTGCCGGCCATGCCACAA GAGCACACAGGACATATGTGGCAAAGAGTGCCAGCAAGTGTGCGGCAGCAACAACGACCAAG GTTCAGGTCTGGAATACATCCTGCTGGGACTCACCGGGCCTCTCTTCCTGGGTGCCCTTGCCATTTACCACAAGAGGAAGAGGCTCTGGCATGGTGCCCTGGCAGGTGGTCCCCTCCCCACGGCACAGGCCACCACCTCAATGGCCGGGGCTGCAGCCACACCGTGGTGCCAGTTCAATGGCCGGAGGTGGGACAACCTGTGCTGGACCCAGAGATGCTCCCCACAGGGTACAGAGCGTGCCActggcacagcaaagcagagcccCAACCACCAGGCCTTGCTGTATGAGCAGCCCAGTGATGAAGGGGagccctctgcacccccagagccccgcggtgccctgctgcagggcagccagctCTATGCTGTCATCGATGTGGTGCCAGTACGGCGCTGGAAGGAGTTCATGCGGATGCTGGAACTGCGGGAAGCAGAGATTGAGCTGGTAGAGCTGGAGGTGGCGCACATCCGCGACCAGCAGTACGAGATGCTGAAGCGCTGGTGCCAGCAGACCAGTGCCACACTGGACCATGTCTTTGCTGCCCTGGAGCGCATGGAACTGGCCGGCTGTGCCGAGGCGCTGCGCCAGAGTCTGCCTGTGGGACCCTAA
- the TNFRSF25 gene encoding tumor necrosis factor receptor superfamily member 25 isoform X4, translated as MKCCCPGVAWVTLAALWLAASESQPPGWQDRAVPQRQRVLVQPLLRLRRHAVPSRCPAGTNWVETARRCCLPCPAGTFLSEPCTIPESLGACSPCPSGTFRTQPNTFSECGACSECDLDASQSVLKNCSATSNIECGCEPGHFRVCNNLHSRTCSDFSCRKCQLCTGHLIQRPCSEMQDTVCDSSCKPDFYRDGDKCRPCHKSTQDICGKECQQVCGSNNDQGSGLEYILLGLTGPLFLGALAIYHKRKRLWHGALAGGPLPTAQATTSMAGAAATPWCQFNGRRWDNLCWTQRCSPQGTERATGTAKQSPNHQALLYEQPSDEGEPSAPPEPRGALLQGSQLYAVIDVVPVRRWKEFMRMLELREAEIELVELEVAHIRDQQYEMLKRWCQQTSATLDHVFAALERMELAGCAEALRQSLPVGP; from the exons AtgaagtgctgctgccctggggtggcTTGG GTGACCTTGGCAGCGCTGTGGCTGGCGGCCAGCGAATCGCAACCCCCAGGGTGGCAGGACCGCGCCGTGCCGCAAAGGCAGCGGGTCCTTGTGCAGCCACTCCTCCGCCTGCGGAGACATGCCGTCCCCTCCCGGTGCCCCGCCGGCACGAACTGGGTCGAGACTGCTCGCCGTTGCTGCCTTCCGTGTCCCGCAG ggacattCCTGTCCGAGCCCTGCACAATCCCTGAGAGTCTCGGCGcgtgcagcccctgtcccagcgGCACCTTCCGCACCCAGCCCAACACCTTCAGCGAGTGCGGGGCTTGCTCCGAGTGTGACTTAGACG cttccCAGAGTGTGCTGAAAAACTGCTCGGCCACCAGCAACATTGAATGTGGCTGTGAGCCCGGCCACTTCCGTGTCTGCAATAACCTGCACTCACGCACCTGCAGCGATTTCTCTTGCCGAAAatgccagctctgcactggaCACCTCATCCAGCGACCCT GCTCGGAGATGCAGGACACAGTTTGCGACAGCAGCTGCAAGCCTGACTTCTACAGAGACGGTGATAAGTGCCGGCCATGCCACAA GAGCACACAGGACATATGTGGCAAAGAGTGCCAGCAAGTGTGCGGCAGCAACAACGACCAAG GTTCAGGTCTGGAATACATCCTGCTGGGACTCACCGGGCCTCTCTTCCTGGGTGCCCTTGCCATTTACCACAAGAGGAAGAGGCTCTGGCATGGTGCCCTGGCAGGTGGTCCCCTCCCCACGGCACAGGCCACCACCTCAATGGCCGGGGCTGCAGCCACACCGTGGTGCCAGTTCAATGGCCGGAGGTGGGACAACCTGTGCTGGACCCAGAGATGCTCCCCACAGGGTACAGAGCGTGCCActggcacagcaaagcagagcccCAACCACCAGGCCTTGCTGTATGAGCAGCCCAGTGATGAAGGGGagccctctgcacccccagagccccgcggtgccctgctgcagggcagccagctCTATGCTGTCATCGATGTGGTGCCAGTACGGCGCTGGAAGGAGTTCATGCGGATGCTGGAACTGCGGGAAGCAGAGATTGAGCTGGTAGAGCTGGAGGTGGCGCACATCCGCGACCAGCAGTACGAGATGCTGAAGCGCTGGTGCCAGCAGACCAGTGCCACACTGGACCATGTCTTTGCTGCCCTGGAGCGCATGGAACTGGCCGGCTGTGCCGAGGCGCTGCGCCAGAGTCTGCCTGTGGGACCCTAA
- the TNFRSF25 gene encoding tumor necrosis factor receptor superfamily member 25 isoform X1, with the protein MAGVLLAQAVEHLSTAPRSAWQHHLQSIRGLSPLGPHSASRKLLARVLRGKLNTGAAAGHSQPWGSTPTRLWGRGPRLQPFCPVQAPVSTQFQVTLAALWLAASESQPPGWQDRAVPQRQRVLVQPLLRLRRHAVPSRCPAGTNWVETARRCCLPCPAGERCPVRVAWHSTPWHSRGIAPGGRAPCHPAVPAGTFLSEPCTIPESLGACSPCPSGTFRTQPNTFSECGACSECDLDASQSVLKNCSATSNIECGCEPGHFRVCNNLHSRTCSDFSCRKCQLCTGHLIQRPCSEMQDTVCDSSCKPDFYRDGDKCRPCHKSTQDICGKECQQVCGSNNDQGSGLEYILLGLTGPLFLGALAIYHKRKRLWHGALAGGPLPTAQATTSMAGAAATPWCQFNGRRWDNLCWTQRCSPQGTERATGTAKQSPNHQALLYEQPSDEGEPSAPPEPRGALLQGSQLYAVIDVVPVRRWKEFMRMLELREAEIELVELEVAHIRDQQYEMLKRWCQQTSATLDHVFAALERMELAGCAEALRQSLPVGP; encoded by the exons ATGGCAGGGGTCTTGTTGGCACAGGCGGTCGAGCATCTCAGCACCGCTCCCCGTTCAGCCTGGCAGCACCATCTGCAGAGCATACGGGGACTCAGCCCACTGGGcccccacagtgccagcaggaaGTTGCTTGCTCGTGTACTGCGGGGAAAGCTGAACACAGGGGCTGCCGCGgggcattcccagccctggggcagcacacCCACGAGGCTTTGGGGCAGAGGGCCGCGGCTCCAGCCGTTCTGCCCTGTGCAGGCACCGGTTTCCACGCAGTTCCAG GTGACCTTGGCAGCGCTGTGGCTGGCGGCCAGCGAATCGCAACCCCCAGGGTGGCAGGACCGCGCCGTGCCGCAAAGGCAGCGGGTCCTTGTGCAGCCACTCCTCCGCCTGCGGAGACATGCCGTCCCCTCCCGGTGCCCCGCCGGCACGAACTGGGTCGAGACTGCTCGCCGTTGCTGCCTTCCGTGTCCCGCAGGTGAGCGCTGCCCAGTCCGTgtggcatggcacagcacacCATGGCACAGCAGGGGCATTGCTCCAGGTGGCCGTGCTCCCTGTCACCccgctgtccctgcagggacattCCTGTCCGAGCCCTGCACAATCCCTGAGAGTCTCGGCGcgtgcagcccctgtcccagcgGCACCTTCCGCACCCAGCCCAACACCTTCAGCGAGTGCGGGGCTTGCTCCGAGTGTGACTTAGACG cttccCAGAGTGTGCTGAAAAACTGCTCGGCCACCAGCAACATTGAATGTGGCTGTGAGCCCGGCCACTTCCGTGTCTGCAATAACCTGCACTCACGCACCTGCAGCGATTTCTCTTGCCGAAAatgccagctctgcactggaCACCTCATCCAGCGACCCT GCTCGGAGATGCAGGACACAGTTTGCGACAGCAGCTGCAAGCCTGACTTCTACAGAGACGGTGATAAGTGCCGGCCATGCCACAA GAGCACACAGGACATATGTGGCAAAGAGTGCCAGCAAGTGTGCGGCAGCAACAACGACCAAG GTTCAGGTCTGGAATACATCCTGCTGGGACTCACCGGGCCTCTCTTCCTGGGTGCCCTTGCCATTTACCACAAGAGGAAGAGGCTCTGGCATGGTGCCCTGGCAGGTGGTCCCCTCCCCACGGCACAGGCCACCACCTCAATGGCCGGGGCTGCAGCCACACCGTGGTGCCAGTTCAATGGCCGGAGGTGGGACAACCTGTGCTGGACCCAGAGATGCTCCCCACAGGGTACAGAGCGTGCCActggcacagcaaagcagagcccCAACCACCAGGCCTTGCTGTATGAGCAGCCCAGTGATGAAGGGGagccctctgcacccccagagccccgcggtgccctgctgcagggcagccagctCTATGCTGTCATCGATGTGGTGCCAGTACGGCGCTGGAAGGAGTTCATGCGGATGCTGGAACTGCGGGAAGCAGAGATTGAGCTGGTAGAGCTGGAGGTGGCGCACATCCGCGACCAGCAGTACGAGATGCTGAAGCGCTGGTGCCAGCAGACCAGTGCCACACTGGACCATGTCTTTGCTGCCCTGGAGCGCATGGAACTGGCCGGCTGTGCCGAGGCGCTGCGCCAGAGTCTGCCTGTGGGACCCTAA
- the TNFRSF25 gene encoding tumor necrosis factor receptor superfamily member 25 isoform X2 produces MAGVLLAQAVEHLSTAPRSAWQHHLQSIRGLSPLGPHSASRKLLARVLRGKLNTGAAAGHSQPWGSTPTRLWGRGPRLQPFCPVQAPVSTQFQVTLAALWLAASESQPPGWQDRAVPQRQRVLVQPLLRLRRHAVPSRCPAGTNWVETARRCCLPCPAGTFLSEPCTIPESLGACSPCPSGTFRTQPNTFSECGACSECDLDASQSVLKNCSATSNIECGCEPGHFRVCNNLHSRTCSDFSCRKCQLCTGHLIQRPCSEMQDTVCDSSCKPDFYRDGDKCRPCHKSTQDICGKECQQVCGSNNDQGSGLEYILLGLTGPLFLGALAIYHKRKRLWHGALAGGPLPTAQATTSMAGAAATPWCQFNGRRWDNLCWTQRCSPQGTERATGTAKQSPNHQALLYEQPSDEGEPSAPPEPRGALLQGSQLYAVIDVVPVRRWKEFMRMLELREAEIELVELEVAHIRDQQYEMLKRWCQQTSATLDHVFAALERMELAGCAEALRQSLPVGP; encoded by the exons ATGGCAGGGGTCTTGTTGGCACAGGCGGTCGAGCATCTCAGCACCGCTCCCCGTTCAGCCTGGCAGCACCATCTGCAGAGCATACGGGGACTCAGCCCACTGGGcccccacagtgccagcaggaaGTTGCTTGCTCGTGTACTGCGGGGAAAGCTGAACACAGGGGCTGCCGCGgggcattcccagccctggggcagcacacCCACGAGGCTTTGGGGCAGAGGGCCGCGGCTCCAGCCGTTCTGCCCTGTGCAGGCACCGGTTTCCACGCAGTTCCAG GTGACCTTGGCAGCGCTGTGGCTGGCGGCCAGCGAATCGCAACCCCCAGGGTGGCAGGACCGCGCCGTGCCGCAAAGGCAGCGGGTCCTTGTGCAGCCACTCCTCCGCCTGCGGAGACATGCCGTCCCCTCCCGGTGCCCCGCCGGCACGAACTGGGTCGAGACTGCTCGCCGTTGCTGCCTTCCGTGTCCCGCAG ggacattCCTGTCCGAGCCCTGCACAATCCCTGAGAGTCTCGGCGcgtgcagcccctgtcccagcgGCACCTTCCGCACCCAGCCCAACACCTTCAGCGAGTGCGGGGCTTGCTCCGAGTGTGACTTAGACG cttccCAGAGTGTGCTGAAAAACTGCTCGGCCACCAGCAACATTGAATGTGGCTGTGAGCCCGGCCACTTCCGTGTCTGCAATAACCTGCACTCACGCACCTGCAGCGATTTCTCTTGCCGAAAatgccagctctgcactggaCACCTCATCCAGCGACCCT GCTCGGAGATGCAGGACACAGTTTGCGACAGCAGCTGCAAGCCTGACTTCTACAGAGACGGTGATAAGTGCCGGCCATGCCACAA GAGCACACAGGACATATGTGGCAAAGAGTGCCAGCAAGTGTGCGGCAGCAACAACGACCAAG GTTCAGGTCTGGAATACATCCTGCTGGGACTCACCGGGCCTCTCTTCCTGGGTGCCCTTGCCATTTACCACAAGAGGAAGAGGCTCTGGCATGGTGCCCTGGCAGGTGGTCCCCTCCCCACGGCACAGGCCACCACCTCAATGGCCGGGGCTGCAGCCACACCGTGGTGCCAGTTCAATGGCCGGAGGTGGGACAACCTGTGCTGGACCCAGAGATGCTCCCCACAGGGTACAGAGCGTGCCActggcacagcaaagcagagcccCAACCACCAGGCCTTGCTGTATGAGCAGCCCAGTGATGAAGGGGagccctctgcacccccagagccccgcggtgccctgctgcagggcagccagctCTATGCTGTCATCGATGTGGTGCCAGTACGGCGCTGGAAGGAGTTCATGCGGATGCTGGAACTGCGGGAAGCAGAGATTGAGCTGGTAGAGCTGGAGGTGGCGCACATCCGCGACCAGCAGTACGAGATGCTGAAGCGCTGGTGCCAGCAGACCAGTGCCACACTGGACCATGTCTTTGCTGCCCTGGAGCGCATGGAACTGGCCGGCTGTGCCGAGGCGCTGCGCCAGAGTCTGCCTGTGGGACCCTAA